The following coding sequences lie in one Pontibacter sp. G13 genomic window:
- a CDS encoding glycoside hydrolase family protein — protein MKSPLIHLIWGMVLFTACTTAQQTEAPQKPSDFDISLGKVSRSSVFVHDSLSIWGGSLVEGPDGLYHLFYSQWPKAIGWEWVTYSEIAHATSESPYGPFTFQDVALPMRGKEFWDGMTTHNPTVHKFDGKYYLYHMGTTGDRDIVSVPGKPKLNWQHRNNQRIGVAVADDPNGPWTRFDTPVLDITAGDSSAHDALMTSNPSVCQMPDGRILMVYKAVGKQIALPKGGPVVHMVAIADSPTGPFKKFPDPVFTFEGERFPAEDPYIWYQEGKFRAIVKRIKHEGKKRLFSLVHYDSMDGIHWEQAKHFHLSETEITWEDGELLDLDHLERPQVFIQDGKPVALLCAADTIDANNIRHSFNVQIPLEIKIHE, from the coding sequence ATGAAATCTCCACTTATCCACCTCATTTGGGGCATGGTCCTATTCACTGCATGCACAACTGCACAGCAGACCGAAGCCCCACAAAAGCCCAGTGATTTCGACATTTCGCTAGGCAAAGTCTCCCGCTCATCCGTCTTCGTCCATGACAGTCTCAGCATTTGGGGCGGCTCACTGGTGGAAGGTCCAGATGGCTTGTATCACCTGTTCTATTCGCAGTGGCCCAAAGCCATCGGTTGGGAATGGGTGACTTATTCGGAGATCGCCCACGCCACCTCCGAATCCCCCTATGGCCCATTCACCTTTCAAGATGTGGCGCTCCCGATGCGCGGGAAGGAATTTTGGGATGGAATGACCACCCACAATCCCACTGTTCACAAATTTGACGGCAAGTACTACCTGTACCACATGGGCACTACCGGAGATCGGGACATTGTCAGTGTTCCCGGCAAGCCAAAACTCAATTGGCAGCACCGCAACAATCAGCGTATTGGCGTGGCCGTGGCAGATGATCCGAATGGCCCTTGGACGCGATTTGATACGCCCGTATTGGATATCACCGCTGGAGACAGCAGCGCTCACGATGCGTTGATGACTTCGAATCCCTCCGTGTGTCAAATGCCCGATGGTAGAATCCTCATGGTCTACAAAGCGGTAGGCAAGCAAATAGCCCTGCCCAAAGGTGGTCCTGTGGTACACATGGTGGCGATTGCCGATAGTCCGACCGGGCCTTTCAAGAAATTTCCCGATCCGGTCTTCACCTTCGAAGGAGAGCGATTTCCCGCCGAAGACCCCTACATTTGGTATCAGGAGGGGAAGTTCCGCGCCATCGTGAAACGCATCAAACACGAGGGAAAGAAGCGACTATTCTCACTGGTGCATTACGATTCTATGGATGGTATCCATTGGGAGCAGGCCAAACATTTCCACCTCTCCGAAACCGAAATCACTTGGGAGGACGGAGAGCTCCTGGACCTCGATCACTTGGAACGTCCGCAGGTATTCATCCAAGATGGAAAGCCCGTCGCACTCCTTTGCGCTGCGGATACGATCGATGCGAACAACATTCGCCATTCCTTCAATGTGCAGATTCCCCTAGAAATCAAGATCCACGAATAA